A region of the Thalassoroseus pseudoceratinae genome:
ATTCCGGGGTTCAGTCCAGTTTTTTGCTGGCGTTTGGTGTGATCATGTTCACAGTCAACCGTCGTCTGGCCGATGCCCTGGCAACCCCATCGCCTGCGAAAGTCCAATTGGCGGTTCGGGTGATGCTACTTTCGATCATCATGATCGACGCCGTTCTCCTTTCTGCCTGGACTGGAAATGTCACACTGGGGTTGGTCGTCGCAGGTCTGCTGGTCCCTGCGTTGACCGTCGGACGTTGGATTTACGTCACATAACGCTATCTTTCGGGATACAAGCAGGACGGCGAGAAAACTGCGGCCCGATTGTCGAAGCTTGGTGTTTCATGAACCAGACCATTGCACGGTTTCGGCTCACACCTTCGCTTCGAGGATCGAATTCATGAATTGGCATCGTTTCCTTTCCAATTGTGTTCTGCCCGGTTGTCTGCTGGCGTGTAACGCACCCCTCTTGCATTCCGCTGAGAACGAAGCTACGGACGTCGCTGAACCTTCCGGGTTGTTCGAGCAACTCGATCAAAACGGCGACGGGGTTCTCGAGCGTTCTGAATTGGAAGAAGATCAATACAAATTCTTTGATCGTTTAGTACGAGTTGCTGACGAAAATGATGACGGCAAACTAACTGCAAAAGAATTTACCACAGCGAGTGATCCCAAAGAACCGGCAAAGAATGATGCTTTCAGTTCCCGCGGTCCCAATCAGCGTCGTGGAGGCGATATGTCGCAAATGTTGCGACGAATTGATCGAGACGGAAATCAAAAAATCTCGAAGGACGAAGTCCCGGAACCGTTCCGCGAACGTTTCATGCGGTTGTTCGATCGTCTCGGGAAAGAAGAACTGACATTCGAAGAATTCCAGACCGCCATGACACGTGGTCGACAAATGCAGGCCGGCGGCGACCGATTCACCGAACAGTTGGACCGCAACAAGAACGGCAAGATCGAACTCAGCGAAATGCCGGAGAGGATGCGTGATGGCGTGAAACGCATGCTGCAGCAAATGGGAAAAGCCGATGCGGAGTCTCTCACAAAAGGGGAATTCACCGAAATGATGCGACGATTCGGTCCGATGAGCGGTGCACGTCCGCCACGCGGTCCACAACCGTCGCCTTTGTTTCGCAAATTGGACGCCGACCGCAACGGCCGTTTGTCCAAAGAAGAGTTGGCGAAAGCTCCTGAAGTTCTGGCCGAATTGGACACCGATGACGACGGCGAAGTCACGCTGGGCGAACTCGAACAATCAATGCGTGGCGACCGGCGACCGAATGCCGGTTCGCGACCGAACAACAATCGAGACGGTTTCCCGCGATTCCTGCAAGACGCGGACAAGAACGAAGACGGCAAGATCTCTCAAGAGGAAGCCGCGAATCGAAGGATACGCGGGTTTGATCGGCTCGATGCCGACGGCGATGGTTTCGTGACTCCAGATGAGTTTCGACGGCAGGGGCGTCCGCAAAACAACTGAGCGAAAGTGTCTCTCCGATATCGGGGCCGCTCAGCGGATTCTACACGGATTGCTCAAGCCGCAAGTGCTTGGAAAGAAACTCCACGAGTGGATCACCGGCGATCTCAGGATTAGGAAGAACGAGATATGCACTGAGGTGATCCACAACTCGTAAATCCGAACCGATTCGCTGTTTTAACCGATTGATCTTGTCTCGATCTGAATATCCGAGGACGGCGAAACGGTCTTCAAGTCGGATGTCGGCGATGCCCCAACTTGCGGCGAGCAACTGCATGTTTCGCACCGCGATCAACCGTTCGGTTGGTTCGGGAATTGGCCCGAAGCGGTCGCGAAATTCTTCCTTGATGGATGCAAGTTCCTGGAAAGTTTGAACCGCTGAAAGTTTGCGGTACATCTCGATTTTCTGCCGCCCGTGCGGAATGTACTCCTGCGGGATGAAAGCGGAGACCGGCAGGTTCGTGTTAACATGCACGTGCTCGCGGATCGGTTCGCCCTTAAGGCGATGCACGGCGTTTTCAAGCAGTTGGCAATACAACTCGTAACCGACGGATGCAATGTGCCCGCTTTGCTCGTTGCCGAGAATGTTGCCCGCCCCGCGGATTTCCAAATCCCGCATGGCAATACGAAAACCGCTACCGAGTTCGCTGTACTCTTCGATCGCTTTGAGCCGCTTAGTGGCGTCGCTCGTCAGAATTTTGCCTTCTTCGAGCAGCAAATAACAGTACGCCCGGTGCTTGTATCGACCGACACGCCCCCGCAATTGATGCAACTCGGCCAATCCATATTTGTCGGCTTGGTGAATGAAGATTGTGTTCGCGTTGGGAATATCCAGACCGGATTCAATAATCGTCGTCGCCACTAAAACGTCGAGCCGACCGGACACGAAATCGTACATCACCGTTTCGAGTTCATCGCCGGTCATTTGCCCATGACCGATTCCGATGTTCGCTTCCGGAACGATTTTCTGAATGCGGTCGGCAATCCGTTGGATGTTGTAAACGCGGTTGTGGACGAAATACACCTGCCCACCGCGGTTGAGTTCCCGCACGATGGCTGAGCGGATGAGGTGTTCATCGAAACGGCTGATCCGAGTTTCGATCGGCACGCGATCTTGCGGCGCGGTGGTGAGGTTGGAAATGTCACGAATGCCAAGAACCGCCATGTGCAGGGTTCGCGGAATTGGCGTGGCCGAGAGCGTGAGGACATCCACCTCCAATCGCATCCGCTTCAGCATTTCCTTGTGATCGACCCCGAACCGTTGTTCTTCGTCGATAATGAGCAATCCCAGGTCGCGGAAGCGGACATCTTTTTGCACGAGTCGGTGTGTTCCGATCACGATATCGACGTTGCCCGTCGCCATGCGTTCGAGAATTTCCCGCTGTTCCCGTTTGGAGCGAAACCGCGAGAGTACATCAATAGACACCGGAAACTCGGCCATTCGCTCGCAAAAACTGCGAAAGTGCTGTTCCGCGAGTACGGTGGTCGGCACCAAGATGGCAACTTGTCGGCCGGAATCCACCATTTTGAACGCGGCCCGCATCGCGACTTCCGTCTTACCGAAACCGACGTCGCCGCAAATGAGCCGGTCCATCGGCCGTGGCCGCATCAGGTCGGCTTTGCACTCGGCGATGGCGTGGTCTTGGTCTTCCGTTTCCACATACGGAAACGCAGCGGCGAATTCATTGACCCAATCGCTATCCGGCGGGCAGGCAACACCGGGTTTGGCTTCACGAGCGGCTTGCAGACGAATCATATCCGCCGCCATATCCCGAACCGATTCCGCGGCTTTTTCCTTTTTCTTCGCCCAACTCTTGCCACCGAGTTTAGAAAGTGGCGGGGAACTCTTGGCGGCACCGACGTATTTCTGCACCAGATGAATCAGCGAGACCGGCACCAGAATTCGCACGGAGTCGGCAAATTCGATCGCAAGGTGTTCCTCGGCTTGGTCGTCTTTTTCCAGGATCTCCATCCCGCGAAAACGCCCGATTCCATGCGAGAGATGAACGACCAGATCACCGGGACGAAGATCGAGAAACGTATCGAGTGCCCGGGATTCCCCGTGTCGCCGTTTCCGACGTGGTGCTCGTCGGACATCGGTCCGCCCGAACAATTGGGCGTCACTAAGCACGACAAGATTTTCACTGCCAAGCCGAAATCCTTCACCAACCCGTCCCAAACACAGGTGAATCCGTGATGCGATTTCGTCATCAAGGTCGGCGAGCATTTCCGAAAGCCGCCGTTGTTCGCCTTCGTTGTGACAGGCGAGCAACACCGTTTCGTCCGGTTGCAAAGCCGATGCTAATTCCAGCAGAACATCCGAACGCGGACCGGCGAACTTTTCGATGCTCTCCACTTGGAGTTGGCAGTGCACATCTTCGACCGCATCACCAATCGCGGACAACGTGACCGTGCTAAATTGACGAGCCTTTGCGAGCGTTGGTTCGACATCGAATAACCCCGGCGGCCGCCCCAGCCGATCTAAATATGCATGCCCTTCCTGGACCATGTCCGGCAGTTCGACGAAACCGATCCATGCGGTCTCTGGAAGATCATCCAGGAAACTCGCGGTTGCGGATTCATCATTGGAATCTGGGGAAATCACGGTGATCGAGATGGAATCGAGATCCTCAAGTTTCCGCTGGGTTTCGACATCGAAGCGGCGAATGGATTCGATTTCGTCCCCAAAGAATTCGACGCGGTACGGATCGACGGCGTCCGGCGGAAACAGATCGAGAATACCCCCATGCATGCTAAATTCACCGGGAGCTTCCAATGCGGGAACCCGATCGAAACCACGGTCGATCAACCATTGCATGAGGTCATCGGACTCGACCTCAAGTCCAACGTGCAGACGCCGTGTTCCATCGGCACGATTCTGAGCGGACGGAACCGGTTGTAGCAACGCCGGCAAACTGGTGACGATCAGCGATGGTGGTTCCGGACCGGATACGGCTTGCAGAATCCGCAGTCGCCCGCCGAATACCGAGTCGGCGATGCTCTGTTCATCGGGCATCGTCGCCCAAGCTGGAAAAATTTCGGGGGTTAGATCGCCAAAGTTTGCCACGTCGAGAGCGAAGTCATCGACATCCGCAATCCGTGGCAGCACGACAACGACTGGTCCTTTTGACTCCTCGGCAAGAGTCAGGCTGGCCAGCGCGCACGCGGAACCCCACGTTCCGTCGAGACTCGCGTGCCCTCCCGATCGGAGCGTGCTGAGAACCTCATCGAAACCCGGCAACCGACGAATACAACTCGTCAGTTCGTTCAATCCGTGAATAACTTGCCGTATGGTTGGCATTGACCGTACAACGGTCTTCTGTGTCCGCGATGGCGACGAAAACTCCGTTGTCCCCGCTGCGTCGCGAGACAGAACCCGCAATTGGAACCGTGAAACCGTTATCGAGAAATTTTAGCGAACCGAGGCGGCTTGGCAATATCTTCTCGGCTCAGACCGTCGGTGCCCATGTGGTGTTCTGCTCGAACGGGAACATGGGGCGACGACGATTTTGAAAGCGGAGTTGCGTCATGTCGGCACACGTCGAGCCGGGTGTGTTGACCCGTAGAAAGCTCGGGCAGACTTCGGAGTATGCCGCCAATGGTGCATTGACTCCTTTCGCCACGAGAATATCGAACGCCGCAGGGTCAAGTTGTCCCGATCGAACTTGCTCCAAGCTGAACGGTACCATTCGCCGCGAAGTCAGCATGATCGTGACACCGGAATCTGTGGTGACAACTGCGGTTGGTCCTTGATCAAATTTCATGATTCCGCCATGTCGCGGTTTCGACTCTTGGAATTTCCCGTCGTGAAGACTTTCGACGGTAACAGTGGTGTGGAATGGCTCGCCATGTTGATCATCCACGTGCCCGCCAAGCGAAAGTTCAACCCGTGTTCCGGTTTCGATCTGACGACACGCTTCGACGGCCTTTGGATCGTAGAGACACACAAACGCTCGCCCGCGATTTCGTTGGTGCAGTGCATGTAGCAGCGTTGTGCCGTCGGCAGCGGATCCCCCACCTACGTTGTCACCCATATCGAGCAAGCACACGGGACCGGGGATCGAATCACACTGTTCGAGTGCCGCATCGACGCTGAGCAATCGACCGCGAAAATCATCACGGTGTTCCCACAAACGCATGGCCAATTCGTTCGCGGTTTGTGTCGCCAATTCGGGGTTGTCGTTGGTGATGGCAATCGTGGCGGACCCCATCTCGTCCACATCCGCGTAAGGAAATCCGAGAACGATACTGTTGGAGAGCACTTCGGGGCGTGAGAGTTGCGCGTTCGCGAACTCGTAGTGTGGTCGGAAATGGTCTTCGCTTGTCATTTGGCGTTCGATGTTGATGGCCAATGGCGGGAATGTGGCGGACATGGTCGGGCGGATCTCGCCACGTAACGTTCGTACCATCATTTTCGCTGCTTCAATGCCCCGATCGCGTTGATCGAGGTGCGGGTTACTCCGGTAGGCGATCAGGGCATCCACACTGTCCACCATCTGTCGGGACAGATTCGCATGGGCGTCGATGGTGCCGATGATGGGGATTTCTGGTCCAAGTTGCTGTCGAACTTTCGCCAACCAATGCCCATCTGCGTCGGGGAAACGTTCGCTGACGGTTGCACCGTGGGGAGCGACGAGAAGACCGTCCAGTTCACCGGCTTGGCTCAATGAGGATTCGATCTCATCCAGCAAAAAGTCGAATGCATCCGCCGTGATTGTTCCCGAGGGCAGTGCTCGGGCGGCGAAAACCGGAACGGCTTCAATTTGTGCGTCATCCAACCCCGCGAAGAAACCGCCAACTTCATGATGTGCGTCTTGCCACGCTGTTCGCATGGCCGAACTGGTTTGCCAGGTCCATGTTTCAAACAGTTCGACAGTCGTCGGTTTGGGGACGAATGTGTTGGACTCATGCAGCAATGCGACAATGCCAACTCGCATAAAACTCAATCTCGGGGTTGAGAGGAAAATGGGACGCGTTTTTTCGTTGGTAGGGATGACAGCGAGCGACGGTTTACAGCATAATCACAAGTCATTGTTGATGCGATGCCTCACGCACCTGAAAATTTCACCAAGGCTGATTGACCGATGACGAATGCGACTCCGGACACAATTTCTCTGGATATGATGCGGGAGTGTTTTTATTCCGCGGTGGTTTGCGATGCGTTGGATGCACACGGTTTTCGTCGGCAATCACCACGGGTGGCGTTGCCGCCTTGGACCGTTGACGGCGTTTTGATCGGACGCTGCAAGACGACGCTGTGGGCCGACATGTTCCATGAGGACCCGGAGCCGTATGCGTTGGAACTCAAAGCGGTTGATAGCTGCCAACCGGATGATGTGTTGATCGCGGCGGCGGGTGGCTCAGTGCAATCGGGGATTTGGGGCGAGTTGCTTTCGACGGCCGCTCGAAACACCGGTTGCGTGGGTTCGATTGTCGACGGAGCCGTGCGAGATGTGCAGAAGATGCGGGCGATGCAGTTCCCGGTCTTTGCAAGAGGAACTTGCATTTACGACAGCCAGCATCGGCAACGTGTCATTGATGTCGATGTGCCGGTGGAAATCGACGGCGTAAAATTCTCGCCTGGGGATTTGGTCGTCGCGGATGTCGATGGCGTGGTCGTCGTGCCGCAGGAAATCGAGACGGAAGTCGTGCGATCCGCATGGGAGAAAGTGCACGCGGAAAACATCACCCGCGATGCCATCAAAGATGGTATGAAAGCCACAGAGGCGTGGGAGAAGTACGGCGTGCTGTAAAGCAGCCAATCCGCCGACTTCCGTCGACGGATTGGCAAATGGAATTACTCGGCTGGTTTCTTCGGGTTGTCGGGGTCTTTGGGCAACGGCAACTCGACGCGTTGGCCGGTCCAAGACGATTGGTAAATCGCCAGGATCAGTTCCACGCTCTTGCGGCCTTCGTATCCATCGACGACTGGGTCTTTGCCGGCTTCGATGGATTCCAAGAGTTCCTCGAACTGCTTTTGATGACCGACGAAACTGATCGCTTTCGGATCGCTCGCACCACCGGTTCCCCCTTGGGCAGCGAACTTCTGGCGGATTTCCTCGTCTTCGGGCGTTTCGTCGGCAAAGGTCCAGAGCAGAATGCTGTCCTGCTCGACAATCGCCGATCCCTTAGTGCCGTGGATTTCAGTTTTCTTGAGCAACCCGGGAAACGCGCTGGTGGTCGCTTCGAGCACACCAACCGCACCCGATTTGAACTTCACGCAGGCGACGCCAGTGTCTTCGACTTCGATGCGTTCATGAGCCAGCGTGTCGGTGAGACCACAGACTTGGTCGACATCACCCATGAGCCAGTACAGCAAATCCACGTTGTGGATCGCTTGGTTCATGTAGGCTCCACCGCCATCAAGTTTCCAGGTGCCTCGCCATCCGCCGCTGTCATAATACTCTTGTGACCTCCACCATTTCACGTAGGTGTCGCCCAGGGTAAGTTTGCCGAATCGTCCGTCGGTGATCGCTTTTTTCAACGCCATGTTCGCTTCACTGAAGCGGCTCGGCATGATGGTCGCGAGCTTTACACCGTTCTTTTCACACGCATTGATGATTTGATCACAGCGATCCAGCGTGATTTCCAGCGGTTTCTCGACGACCACGTGTTTGCCCGCATTCGCGGCGGCGACAGCCGGGTCTAAATGGACTCCGCTGGGCGTGCAAATAGTGACGATGTGCACATCCGGATCGGCCAACATTTCGCTGAGGTCGTGGTACGCTTTGCAGCCGCGTTCCTCGGCAAATTTGTCGGCGGCTTCGGCTCGCATGTCAAAGCAAGCCACAAGTTCCGCGTTCGGGATGTGGGCGATGGCTTCGGCGTGGAAGTTCGAGATCATCCCGCAGCCGACAATTCCAAAGCCGTGAGGCATGGGTGAGTTCCTCTTCTGATAACTACGATTTTTTATTCGTCGCGATTCTCGCCGGTGACGCTCGGAATAACAACCCATTGCATCCGGAAAGCGGCGATTTTCGGGCTAGTTCAACGCGGAAAAGCGGGGAAGAGTCCGGCTAATAGTCACTTTGGTTGAGAATTCCCTCACCGTGCAGCGAACCGGCCGACGTGACGAGTTTGAGGTACACGTCCGCTTGGATGGAATCGCTGATGGGGCGAGCACTCCCGTCACAGAATGCGAAATGAACGATGTCTTGGTGGTTCGAGGCCGGTCGGAGTCCGCCGCTATCACGACGACCGTTGATCTGAGAATCCTCCAGGAGTTCAACCCCCGTCCAATCAAGAATATCGTCGACGGTGCCCGACTTGTTATGCAACTTCGTGGAACCAAATTCCACATCATCGGTGTCGATGGCAAAAATGAGCGAATACATGGAAGTCGTCCCCCAAGTGCCAGTCGGGTTCGTGGATGCGGAAAGATCAACACGCGGATCACTATTCTCACCGAGCAGAAGTGTGTTGCTAATGCCGTCACCCTGGGAGACAAAACCGAAGCCCATGCGTCGGGAATCCGTCGATGTCTTCTGCCAGAGCACGCCCGTTGCGTAGCCCAATCGGTTTGGTGCACCGGTCACGAGTTCCTCGGCAATCCGACTCGCGGTGTGATGGTTCACATTGACTCCGCTCGTGTCGTAAAAAATGCCACCGTTAGCCACATAGCTCAGTGCGTTGGCTTGTCGAGTGCGGGCGAGGTCATCCGGACAACTGAAAACTTCGAGCCAAATTTCCGTATCGGTTGAGGAATCAATCACACCATCCTGGCGAACTTGCCTCGCGACCCCGGAAGCGTCAAGATCATCAAGCAGGTGGATCGGCCAAGTCGTTGGGATGCCGCCACCCTGTGTGCGGACGTGGGGCAATTGATCACCGTGAGCACTGGCATCGTTGATCATTGCCAATGCAATGTTGCGAATGTTGTTGAGACATTTTACACGTCGTGCCGCCGCTCGGGCACTTTGAACGGCGGGGGCAATCAGGGAAATGAGAACCGCGATGATCGAGATGACCACCAAAAGTTCGATCAACGTAAAACCGGGACGAAATCTTCGAGAGTTGGCGGGAACGAACATGCGAATCCCATCGTTCAAAATGATGTCCTATGACTTGAGGCCGTGTCATCGGACGAGCAAAATCGGGTGTTGATCATTTCCAGCGGCGGTCCTGCCTCTTTCAATTCCAGGCTGATCGAGGCTTTGGTCTTGAAGTCTGCCATCAACTTCGCTGAACTATCGGAAGTTCAAATTCTTCGATTGTGAAAATAGGCACGATGGAAAACACGTTAATCATCGGTTTGGAAGTTCACGTTCAGTTGTTGACACAGACCAAGTTGTTTTGTGGCTGTCTGAACCGATTCAACCCCGACGAACCCAACACGCAAACTTGCCCCGTCTGTCTCGGGCTTCCGGGGGCGTTGCCGGTGATGAATCGCAAGGCGGTCGAACTGGCGACGAAAGCCGGACTCGCGTTGCATTGCGAGATTTCTTCGTTCACCAAGTGGGACCGCAAGCAGTATTACTATCCGGATTTACCGAAGGCGTATCAACTCAGCCAATACGATTTACCGATCTGCCATGATGGCTATCTCGACGTCACGTTCACCGAGAACGACGAAGAAAAGTCCACACGGGTCGGGATCATTCGGGCGCACCTGGAAGAAGATGCCGGCAAGAATTCGCACGATGAATCCGGTCGCGGTGGAGATAGCCGTATCGACTTGAACCGCTGCGGGACGCCATTGTTGGAGATCGTCACGGAACCGGAAATCCGATCAGCCGCCGAAGCGAAAGCGTTTCTCGAGGATATGCGACTGCTGATGACATATCTGGGCGTCTCGGATTGCAACATGCAAGAGGGGTCGCTGCGGTGTGATGCCAACGTCAATTGGCATATTCCTCAGCCGGACGGACACATCGCTGCGACACCGATCACCGAGATCAAAAACCTCAACACGTTCCGCGGTGTCGAGGCGGCGATTCTGTACGAAGCGCATCGGCAACTCGATGAATTCGAACGCACCGGGCGAAAGTTGGGTGATCCGGGAGTCATGAAGGAAACTTGGGGTTGGGACGCCGATCGCGGGCAGACATATCTGCAACGCGGCAAAGAAGACGCCAGCGATTACCGCTACTTTCCTGATCCGGACTTGGTGCCAGTTACGATTACCGACGAGCAAACGCAAGCGGTTCAGGAATCTCTCGGCGAATTGCCCGCCGAACGACGCCAACGCTATGAAACCACGTGCGAACTTTCGCCCTACGATGCTGGGGTGATTATCGATCAGGGGCCTGACTTCGCGAACTATTTCGACGCCGTTCTCGATCGCTGCGGCAACGGCAAGCAAGCGGCCAACTGGTGTACTCAGGATGTCCAACGGGAACTCAACGATCGTCAGATCTCGATCCGGGAGTTTCCGATTACTTCGGGGACGCTCGGCACACTCTTGAAACGAGTCGTGGACGGCAAAATCACAACAGGAAGTGCTCGGGAAATCTTCGGCGTCTTGATCGAAGAGGAATCATCGGACGATACTGGTCAACGCGTTGACGAGTTGATTGCCGAACGCGGTTTGGAAGTCGTCAATGACGAGAGTGCACTGGTCGGGGTGATCGACAAACTGATTGCCGAGAATCCCAAGATCGCCGAAGACGTCCGCGGCGGCAAACAACAAGCCGTCGGCCCGCTGATCGGTCGAGCCATGAAAGAACTCAAAGGAGCCGACCCGAAAGTCGTGCGTTCAATGCTCATCGAACGGATTCAACAAGGCTGACGGAAGCAAACACTGCTTCGTCTTTTAACTTCCAACAGTGTGCCACGGCTCTGTAAGCCGTGCTTTCTTCAATGTCTTACGATCGCTCGGCATGGTTCACAGAACCGTGGCACACTTGGGTAGATTTCTCGTCGTTTGGGTAACAGTTGTTGGTCAGGCACTGACTAAGAGGTATCAGAACGTCTTCAGCAAACTCACGGCGAGCCAGTGGGCGTTGACGTCGAGGGTGCTGTTGCTGAAGTCACCGCCAACGAGGGCACTTTGGCCGGAGCTTTGGGTGTCACCGAAGCTGTATTGGTAGCCGGTGTTGAGCTGCCAACTGCTGATGCATGTGGAGTATCCCACCGAAACCGCGTGTTGCAGGATGCCGTCGGTGTAGGGCGTGAGCGTGTTATCTGGCACGGGGCTGTCGTGGTAGACGTAACCGAGTCGCCAGATGTCACCACTTTCGGCGAAGTACTCGTAACCAAGTCGCACCGAGACATTGTCGTCCCAGTTTTGCTGCACCGAATCGGTGATCGTTGGTGGCAACGCCGCAGCGAGCAGTGGGTTATCGGCATTGGTGAATTTGAAATCGAGGCTATTGAACGCTGACGACCAATCGTACCAAATGACATCGGCTGACACGCGGTGCCGGTCGGCGATCAGGTGCGTGATCCCTGCTCCGACCGATTGGGGATACTTCTGATCGACTTCGGCATCAAACCGTGAGAACACTGGAACCGGAGCCAACCCCGCGATTTGAGCATCGAGTTGGCCATCCATCGTGAAGTCACTCTCGCTGATGTAGGTGACACCGATCATGGTGTTATCGCTGACTTGGTATTGTGCCCCGACCGACCACACCAACGCCGCACCGTCGGTTTTCAGATCGAAAAGGGTGGGGACGCCGGTCATCACACCAGTTTGCCCCGTGAACGGGCCTTCGATTTCCAAGTGATTCAACCCAACTCCCAGAGTTGCTCCGATGCTGAGGTCATCTGTCACCCGGTACGCAACGCCAGGAATGATTTTCGTCATAATTCCCAAAGCACGATATTGCTGTTTCCCGAAGATCGGGTTGACCAAATCCCAGTCCGTTCCGAAACCCGCGGGCATGTAGATCCCGATTCCGGCTGCCCAACGACCATCATCACTTTTGAACAACGCCGAACCGTGCGGAATCGGCCGGGCATTGGGTTCATCGCCAACATTGTTGT
Encoded here:
- the gatB gene encoding Asp-tRNA(Asn)/Glu-tRNA(Gln) amidotransferase subunit GatB, which encodes MENTLIIGLEVHVQLLTQTKLFCGCLNRFNPDEPNTQTCPVCLGLPGALPVMNRKAVELATKAGLALHCEISSFTKWDRKQYYYPDLPKAYQLSQYDLPICHDGYLDVTFTENDEEKSTRVGIIRAHLEEDAGKNSHDESGRGGDSRIDLNRCGTPLLEIVTEPEIRSAAEAKAFLEDMRLLMTYLGVSDCNMQEGSLRCDANVNWHIPQPDGHIAATPITEIKNLNTFRGVEAAILYEAHRQLDEFERTGRKLGDPGVMKETWGWDADRGQTYLQRGKEDASDYRYFPDPDLVPVTITDEQTQAVQESLGELPAERRQRYETTCELSPYDAGVIIDQGPDFANYFDAVLDRCGNGKQAANWCTQDVQRELNDRQISIREFPITSGTLGTLLKRVVDGKITTGSAREIFGVLIEEESSDDTGQRVDELIAERGLEVVNDESALVGVIDKLIAENPKIAEDVRGGKQQAVGPLIGRAMKELKGADPKVVRSMLIERIQQG
- a CDS encoding OmpP1/FadL family transporter, yielding MPSTRMMRCLLTLTCLIVPSVCLADGLIRDGVGAISIGRGGTNIAHFDNGAVLLDNPAGILNMPGNVLLEAGIDVLITDQRYSDPENNNVGDEPNARPIPHGSALFKSDDGRWAAGIGIYMPAGFGTDWDLVNPIFGKQQYRALGIMTKIIPGVAYRVTDDLSIGATLGVGLNHLEIEGPFTGQTGVMTGVPTLFDLKTDGAALVWSVGAQYQVSDNTMIGVTYISESDFTMDGQLDAQIAGLAPVPVFSRFDAEVDQKYPQSVGAGITHLIADRHRVSADVIWYDWSSAFNSLDFKFTNADNPLLAAALPPTITDSVQQNWDDNVSVRLGYEYFAESGDIWRLGYVYHDSPVPDNTLTPYTDGILQHAVSVGYSTCISSWQLNTGYQYSFGDTQSSGQSALVGGDFSNSTLDVNAHWLAVSLLKTF